The genomic DNA TGATTTAATAGTTGATTTAATTGAGAAAAAAACAATTAAAGTTGAAAAAGAACGAAGAAAAAGAAAAAATAGAAGATTAAAATAAGGAAAAATGATGAAAAAGTTACCAACAATAGGTTTTTTATATATGGATTACGTGCTAAGATTTTTTGATTATTCAAATTTTAAGGCTTGGCCTGAAAAAATTGAAGAAGTTACCTATCATTGGAAAAATGACAAAAAACGTTTCATTAAAGAAGTGAAAAGAAAGAAAATTAATATTTTAATTGGGAATATTCCCGCAACTGCCTACGATACTTTTGTTCAAATAGCCAAAGAATTGTCAGATGTGCGTTTTGTTCCCTCTTTAGAAACACAGTTTCCTAATAAATCAAAAGAGAATGTAACGTTATTTTGTAAAAAGTACGATTTAGCTATTCCAAAAACAGAAATCTTTTATGATGAAAAAAAAGCTTTTGAGTATTTTAGAAAAAGTGCAACATATCCTCAGATAATAAAAAAATCCTATGGCCCTTCAAATTATGGAGGTTATTTTGTACATAAAGTGAATAATGTAAAAGAAGCTCTTTCTTTAGTTAAAGAAAAAAAATACTCTCCTGTTTATACGCAGAATGCTATTGATTTAAAGTACTCTGGAGATTTAAGAATAATGTTAATTGGACATAAGCCTGTTTGTGCTTTTTGGAGATTTTCAGGAGAAGGAGAATGGATAACCAACACTTCTCAAGGGGGTTCAATGTCTTATGAAAATGTTCCCATGTCTTCACTTGAATTAGCCGTTAAAGCATCAAAAGCTGCAAAAGCGGAGTATTGGGCTTGTGATATTGCAATTGATGCTAAAACAGATGAACCATATATTTTAGAATGCGCTACTGCTTTTGCTGCTTTTCCTTATATTAGAGATTGGATTTGTCAATATTTAATGTGGGATTTTTCACAAGGAAAATTTCCTAAACCTCATGTGCCTTTATTTTCTTGGGAAGAACTTGGCAAGATAAATCCTGATTTATTAAGAACTATGAGACATATAGGATTTTCTGCTTATAAACCATCTGCTGATGGAGAATGGTATATAAATGACAAAGAAGACAATTTCGACATGGAACGAACGCTTGAAAGCGTAGAAAGTGATCTTCCTGCTTCTATTAAACCAGAAGATTTGCCAATTGCCAAGGAACTGCTAAAAAATACAAAAGAATCAAAAGAAGTGTTTTTCACTAAAATTAATTTAAATACAGCAAACTTGACAGATATCATGACACTTTATGCAATGGAAGAAGATTTAGCAATAGAAATTTTGGAATATCAAAAAGACAATATTATTACTGATCCTTCTGATTTACTTGATTTAGAAGCTATTGATGCACAATTGATTTCTTCTTGGAATGATGATTTTGAAGATATGCGCTTTAATTTAAATGATGCCAGTAAAAAAACCTTGACAAAAATCAAAGGTATTGGCTCAAAATTGGCAGCTATAATTTTAAATGAAAAAGAAAAGTTAGGTAAGTTTACTTCACTTGATGATCTTAAACATATTGCGGGAATTGGAAAAAATAAATTTTCGGAACTTAAATCAAGATTTAAGATAGAGGATAAATAATTGAAACAACTTTATAGATCATATGCTCAATCCACTGAGATATTTACAAAGTATGCAAAAGATTATGAAAAACACTTTACACTTGAAACTATCGGAAAAACATGGGAAAAAAGAGATATTAATTTAATTACCATATCAAGCGATATAAAAAATGCGCATAAAAAACCTGCTCTGTTTTTCACAGGAACTATTCATGCAAGAGAGTGGGTAGGACATGAATTAGCAATTGAGTTTACTAAATACATCCTAGAAAACTTAGAACATGATTTAATGCTGCAAGAATATTTAGAGAAAGCAACTATTTATATGGTTCCTTGTGCAAATCCTGATGGTTATGAATATTCTAGAAATCATTTTTCTTTTTGGAGAAAAAACAGAAGAGTTAATGCTGATGGAACTTTTGGTGTGGATTTAAACAGAAATTTTCCCATTGGTTTTATTTCCAGTACAAAAACGAACTCCAATATTTATGGAGGTCCTAATCCTTTCTCTGAACCCGAATCGCAAGCCTTAAGAGACTTTGTTTTAGCACATAAGAATATAACCATTGCGCTTGATTACCATTCCCAAGGAAATGTTTTTTTCCCTGCTCATGATTTTAGGCATGAAGATACTCTAGATACAAGTGATATGAATATATTATGTGCAAATATGGCTGAAGAGATTAGAAAAATATCTGGCAGAGAATATGGGATTCATCAAGGAAAACCACCTGCTAAACTAATTTCTGGAAGTGGAAGAGAATTTTATTATTCAAAAGGTATTATTTCAAGTGTGGTAGAAGTAGGAACACGAAATATAAGCGATTATATGGAAGATATGAACGAAAACTTAAGAGAACATATTCCCGCATTATTAAGTGCGGTAAAAGAAGTGCCTAATTATAAAAAAGATTCGAATGTACTTAGAGTTAAAAGTTTTGAAGTAAGTGATATTGGATCTTCTCATGTTGATTTAATCTGGGAATATAAAAAAGATGAGAACATATATTTTGAAGTGTATAGAAGCAATGAAAATAAAAAGTTTTGTATGGATGCTAACTTACTTGCACAAACACAAAGCCATAGTTTTAGCGATATAAATCTGGAATCAAACAAAGATTATTTTTACAATATTCGTGCAGTAAACAAAAAAACAAAAGTTAAATCACCTTTTTTCCCTCAAATTAGAGTAAAAACTTCTTTGGAATTTGATGAGTTTTCGAGAACTTATTACGCCAGCGCAGCAACAACAGGTTATGTATCTGAAAACTTAAAAAACAATGACAAACACTTTGGTATTAATTCCTTATTTGTTGGTATTGATGAGAATAAAGGCATATCTTATGCTCTAATTACTATTAATGTTAAAACATTGGCAGCTAATGCCATTATTAAATCGGC from Campylobacteraceae bacterium includes the following:
- a CDS encoding helix-hairpin-helix domain-containing protein, encoding MKKLPTIGFLYMDYVLRFFDYSNFKAWPEKIEEVTYHWKNDKKRFIKEVKRKKINILIGNIPATAYDTFVQIAKELSDVRFVPSLETQFPNKSKENVTLFCKKYDLAIPKTEIFYDEKKAFEYFRKSATYPQIIKKSYGPSNYGGYFVHKVNNVKEALSLVKEKKYSPVYTQNAIDLKYSGDLRIMLIGHKPVCAFWRFSGEGEWITNTSQGGSMSYENVPMSSLELAVKASKAAKAEYWACDIAIDAKTDEPYILECATAFAAFPYIRDWICQYLMWDFSQGKFPKPHVPLFSWEELGKINPDLLRTMRHIGFSAYKPSADGEWYINDKEDNFDMERTLESVESDLPASIKPEDLPIAKELLKNTKESKEVFFTKINLNTANLTDIMTLYAMEEDLAIEILEYQKDNIITDPSDLLDLEAIDAQLISSWNDDFEDMRFNLNDASKKTLTKIKGIGSKLAAIILNEKEKLGKFTSLDDLKHIAGIGKNKFSELKSRFKIEDK
- a CDS encoding peptidase → MKQLYRSYAQSTEIFTKYAKDYEKHFTLETIGKTWEKRDINLITISSDIKNAHKKPALFFTGTIHAREWVGHELAIEFTKYILENLEHDLMLQEYLEKATIYMVPCANPDGYEYSRNHFSFWRKNRRVNADGTFGVDLNRNFPIGFISSTKTNSNIYGGPNPFSEPESQALRDFVLAHKNITIALDYHSQGNVFFPAHDFRHEDTLDTSDMNILCANMAEEIRKISGREYGIHQGKPPAKLISGSGREFYYSKGIISSVVEVGTRNISDYMEDMNENLREHIPALLSAVKEVPNYKKDSNVLRVKSFEVSDIGSSHVDLIWEYKKDENIYFEVYRSNENKKFCMDANLLAQTQSHSFSDINLESNKDYFYNIRAVNKKTKVKSPFFPQIRVKTSLEFDEFSRTYYASAATTGYVSENLKNNDKHFGINSLFVGIDENKGISYALITINVKTLAANAIIKSASFNLYPINRVSTTIEKYGEWNVGIVNQDTMGDITNFDDVNDMEIISYIGQATQSSQLTQGIWRSWHLSGIECLALKKFIKNDQIVLRVEGPKELKIARNKQMMQWDIGYGKFGFGLTYRPRIELTYHVDTNITTLYPKEVHTISNKSILNNVATCGFDDQGKKIYSFFEFNLSSLPAYDYTMITKAYFELNSKAIYIKDDIRFHLEFIDENTGKSYKSISKREIIQNIGYDVSANELKNNQTQYFMFDSFAQIELNKKLKNKVDVSFILKATSSKKFIKNKTISWELLNNDLAPKLIIEHITKRRFPIKEVENAKIINDNGKVKIIWENPKDKELKGVLVIKNPYRAPLSQVDGQKLYAGNDEFTYDEFGSKDISKYYAIFTYDDVPNYSKPVFIRYEAKK